From Mucilaginibacter inviolabilis, a single genomic window includes:
- the tgt gene encoding tRNA guanosine(34) transglycosylase Tgt gives MKFNLTAQDPLSKARAGEVTTDHGTIQTPIFMPVGTAGTVKAVHQHELKNDIEAQIILGNTYHLYLRPGLNTLEQAGGLHKFNGWDGPILTDSGGYQVYSLTEVRKIKEEGVTFRSHIDGSKHLFTPENVMDIQRIIGADIIMAFDECTPYPCDYHYARRSIDMTHRWLKRCCDRFDSTEAKYGYNQTLFPIVQGSVYKDLRVKSAEVIASYEREGNAIGGLSVGEPAEEMYAMTEIVCNILPEQKPRYLMGVGTPINILENIALGIDMFDCVMPTRNARNGMLFTKNGIINIKNEKWKNDFSAIEDDSDLFADKNYTKAYLRHLIHSGEMLGAQIATLHNLHFYLWLVKEARKKIISGEFYNWKNVMVKQLGQRL, from the coding sequence ATGAAATTTAATTTAACAGCACAAGACCCGCTTTCAAAAGCCCGCGCAGGTGAAGTTACCACTGATCACGGCACTATACAAACTCCTATATTTATGCCCGTTGGTACCGCCGGCACTGTAAAAGCAGTACACCAGCATGAGCTTAAAAATGATATAGAAGCGCAAATTATTTTAGGAAACACCTATCATTTATACCTCAGACCAGGGCTTAATACGCTTGAACAGGCCGGGGGATTACATAAATTTAATGGTTGGGATGGCCCTATTTTAACGGATAGCGGCGGTTACCAGGTGTATTCCCTTACCGAAGTCCGCAAAATTAAGGAGGAAGGCGTTACTTTCCGTTCGCATATTGATGGTTCAAAACACCTGTTCACACCCGAAAATGTAATGGATATCCAACGCATTATAGGTGCCGATATCATCATGGCTTTTGACGAGTGCACCCCCTATCCATGCGATTATCATTACGCCAGGCGCTCTATCGATATGACCCATCGCTGGCTTAAGCGTTGTTGCGATCGCTTTGACAGTACCGAGGCTAAATACGGTTACAATCAAACTCTTTTTCCTATAGTACAAGGCTCTGTATATAAAGATCTGCGGGTAAAATCGGCAGAAGTTATCGCCTCTTACGAGCGTGAAGGCAATGCCATAGGCGGACTTTCCGTTGGCGAACCCGCTGAAGAAATGTATGCCATGACCGAAATCGTTTGCAATATATTACCGGAGCAAAAACCACGTTACTTAATGGGTGTAGGAACACCTATTAATATATTGGAAAACATAGCTTTAGGAATTGATATGTTTGATTGCGTTATGCCAACCCGTAATGCCCGTAATGGCATGCTTTTTACTAAAAATGGCATCATCAATATCAAAAATGAGAAGTGGAAAAATGATTTCTCTGCTATTGAAGATGACAGTGATTTATTTGCAGATAAGAATTACACGAAAGCATATTTACGTCATTTGATACACTCGGGTGAGATGCTTGGAGCCCAGATTGCTACCTTGCATAACCTGCATTTCTATCTTTGGCTGGTTAAAGAAGCGCGCAAAAAGATCATATCCGGCGAATTTTATAACTGGAAAAACGTCATGGTTAAGCAACTTGGCCAACGATTATAG